The Arachis hypogaea cultivar Tifrunner chromosome 16, arahy.Tifrunner.gnm2.J5K5, whole genome shotgun sequence genome contains a region encoding:
- the LOC112757483 gene encoding protein MAIN-LIKE 1-like, translating to MAGNNGDMYWLNGIAHVAEFIDERSTRRQQKIIMHDRILLYLDSAGLLHVARLNDYWINLDEPLFSAFMERWCPEIHTFHMSFGECTVTLQDVAYQFGLPVDGFAVSGCLSDFEQLIEREKPTQV from the exons ATGGCGGGGAACAATGGAGACATGTACTGGTTAAACGGTATTGCGCATGTTGCGGAGTTTATTGACGAGAG GAGCACTCGTAGGCAACAGAAGATAATAATGCATGACCGTATACTACTGTACTTAGATAGTGCTGGATTATTACATGTTGCAAGGCTGAATGATTATTGGATTAATCTTGATGAGCCACTGTTTAGTGCATTTATGGAGCGATGGTGTCCCGAGATCCACACATTTCACATGTCTTTTGGGGAGTGCACAGTAACTTTACAAGATGTGGCATATCAGTTTGGGCTCCCTGTTGATGGATTTGCAGTTAGTGGATGTCTCAGCGACTTTGAGCAGTTGATAGAGAGGGAAAAGCCTACGCAGGTGTAG
- the LOC112754861 gene encoding group 2 truncated hemoglobin 3-2 isoform X2, whose amino-acid sequence MQSLQQKAAEWSGVATDDAFAIDETNLFQKLGLQTFINLSTNFYTRVYDDEEEWFRSIFANSKKEDAIQNQYEFFVQRMGGPALYSQRRGHPALIGRHRPFPVTHQAAERWLHHMQQALDTTTDIDDDSKIKMMNFFRHTAYFLVAGDELKNQNQQVPCKHAAGR is encoded by the exons ATGCAGAGTCTGCAACAGAAAGCGGCGGAATGGAGCGGAGTGGCAACGGACGACGCTTTCGCCATCGACGAAACCAATCTGTTTCAGAAACTCGGCCTTCAAACATTCATTAACCTCTCCACCAATTTCTATACCAG GGTTTATGATGACGAGGAAGAATGGTTTCGTTCAATCTTCGCGAATTCTAAGAAAGAAGACGCTATTCAAAACCAATACGAATTTTTCGTCCAAAGAATGGGAGGCCCTGCTCTCTATTCTCAGAGACGAG GGCATCCTGCTCTAATTGGTCGACATCGACCGTTCCCGGTCACGCACCAAGCTGCAGAGAGGTGGTTGCATCACATGCAACAAGCATTGGACACAACTACAGATATAGATGATGACTCAAAGATTAAAATGATGAACTTTTTCAG gcACACTGCATATTTTCTGGTTGCTGGAGATGAACTGAAGAATCAAAACCAGCAAGTGCCATGCAAGCATGCAGCAGGAAGATAA
- the LOC112754861 gene encoding group 2 truncated hemoglobin 3-2 isoform X1, with product MQSLQQKAAEWSGVATDDAFAIDETNLFQKLGLQTFINLSTNFYTRVYDDEEEWFRSIFANSKKEDAIQNQYEFFVQRMGGPALYSQRRGHPALIGRHRPFPVTHQAAERWLHHMQQALDTTTDIDDDSKIKMMNFFRFIFCHTVQLHIYRCLFRSYFGFLVIFFRHTAYFLVAGDELKNQNQQVPCKHAAGR from the exons ATGCAGAGTCTGCAACAGAAAGCGGCGGAATGGAGCGGAGTGGCAACGGACGACGCTTTCGCCATCGACGAAACCAATCTGTTTCAGAAACTCGGCCTTCAAACATTCATTAACCTCTCCACCAATTTCTATACCAG GGTTTATGATGACGAGGAAGAATGGTTTCGTTCAATCTTCGCGAATTCTAAGAAAGAAGACGCTATTCAAAACCAATACGAATTTTTCGTCCAAAGAATGGGAGGCCCTGCTCTCTATTCTCAGAGACGAG GGCATCCTGCTCTAATTGGTCGACATCGACCGTTCCCGGTCACGCACCAAGCTGCAGAGAGGTGGTTGCATCACATGCAACAAGCATTGGACACAACTACAGATATAGATGATGACTCAAAGATTAAAATGATGAACTTTTTCAGGTTTATTTTCTGTCACACAGTGCAACTTCATATATATAGATGCTTGTTCAGATCCTATTTTGGTTtccttgttattttttttaggcACACTGCATATTTTCTGGTTGCTGGAGATGAACTGAAGAATCAAAACCAGCAAGTGCCATGCAAGCATGCAGCAGGAAGATAA
- the LOC140180205 gene encoding uncharacterized protein, whose translation MEVVGSAMFSLAQKLKVYRHRLVQWQKTHKANSRKEIEDLQAKLEELRVAGINGGEEVTSLEEKLELAYLKEESYWREKSRIKWLKEGDQNTRFFHQKFQSRMRRNRIWRLVGRDNEIASKPEDIAKVAEDYFCDIFTSSCSADPNPYLEDLEPKVTASMNRRLQRPVTMDEVKRATFSVHAQSAPGDDGFTAKFFHFFWDIVGGDVFKAVRSFFHSGRILKSFNHTQICLIPKVPDASDMTQSAPNTSQSILELLETYEGFSGQKVNLNKSAIFFSHNTPQNTRLAVAQTLNIEHIGAQDKYLGLPSIVQKSKKATFGAIKDKVQKRIMGWKRSILSSGGRHTLLRAVGEAIPIYTLSCFKLPDTLLTEIHSMLLQFWWGQKGAERRMVWIK comes from the exons ATGGAAGTTGTAGGCTCGGCTATGTTCTCCTTGGCCCAAAAGTTGAAAGTTTATAGACATAGACTAGTTCAATGGCAGAAAACTCACAAAGCAAACTCCCGGAAAGAAATTGAGGACCTTCAAGCTAAACTAGAGGAGTTGCGGGTGGCTGGAATCAATGGGGGAGAGGAGGTTACCAGTTTGGAGGAGAAGTTGGAGCTggcatatttgaaagaagagagctATTGGCGAGAAAAATCTAGAATCAAGTGGCTAAAAGAAGGAGATCAGAACACTAGATTCTTTCACCAGAAATTTCAATCAAGGATGCGAAGGAACAGAATTTGGAGATTAGTGGGGAGGGACAATGAGATTGCATCGAAACCGGAGGATATTGCAAAGGTAGCTGAGGACTACTTTTGcgatatttttacttcttcttgTTCGGCTGATCCGAATCCATACTTAGAGGATTTGGAGCCTAAGGTTACAGCTTCCATGAACCGTAGGCTCCAAAGACCAGTAACTATGGACGAGGTCAAAAGAGCTACATTTAGTGTTCATGCTCAGAGTGCTCCTGGTGATGACGGGTTTACAGCtaagttttttcactttttctgggaTATAGTTGGAGGTGACGTTTTTAAGGCAGTGAGAAGTTTCTTTCACAGTGGCAGGATTTTAAAAAGCTTCAATCATACTCAAATTTGTTTAATTCCAAAGGTGCCAGATGCCAGTGACATGACTCAG AGCGCACCTAATACAAGCCAAAGCATTCTAGAATTGCTAGAGACCTATGAGGGTTTTAGTGGGCAAAAAGTCAATTTGAATAAGTCGGCTATCTTTTTCAGTCACAACACTCCTCAGAACACAAGACTAGCAGTTGCTCAAACACTAAATATTGAACATATCGGAGCACAAGACAAATACTTGGGACTGccctctatagttcaaaaatcaaagaaagcaaccTTTGGAGCTATCAAGGATAAAGTTCAGAAGAGGATTATGGGTTGGAAAAGAAGTATATTGTCATCAGGTGGCAGGCACACGCTATTGAGAGCGGTGGGGGAGgcgattcctatttatacactctcttgttTCAAGCTCCCGGACACGCTGTTGACTGAGATTCATAGCATGCTCTTGCAATTTTGGTGGGGTCAAAAAGGCGCAGAACGAAGAATGGTTTGGATTAAATGA
- the LOC140180206 gene encoding uncharacterized protein has protein sequence MRTIVWNCRGLGRPLTIHTLKGICKSHSPEIVFISETKNQSRQVEAKLRVCGYENWHIVNSAGVAGGLVLTWKDSINVQIISSGEFFVAAEIKEVGSSEVWAFIGVHLSCSEQIRSLQFEELITMSQHMEGKVVIAGDFNAITSQAEKEGGGQKSATTIATFTNFIDSNELVDIGMVGHPFTWTNRRQGEDLVKERLDRYLVGMEWKLKFPNAVVHRLTESARIMLQF, from the coding sequence ATGAGAACTATAGTTtggaattgtcggggtttggggagacccctgacaatTCACACCTTAAAAGGGATCTGTAAATCCCACTCCCCCGAGATTGTGTTTATAAGTGAAACAAAGAACCAATCTCGACAGGTGGAAGCAAAACTTCGGGTATGCGGCTACGAAAACTGGCATATTGTTAACTCGGCAGGAGTGGCAGGAGGACTTGTGCTAACTTGGAAGGACAGCATCAATGTTCAAATTATTAGCAGTGGAGAATTCTTTGTGGCAGCCGAAATTAAGGAAGTCGGAAGCAGTGAGGTATGGGCGTTCATTGGTGTCCATTTGAGTTGTTCAGAACAAATTCGATCCTTACAGTTTGAGGAGCTTATAACAATGAGCCAACACATGGAAGGAAAAGTGGTAATAGCAGGCGATTTTAATGCTATAACAAGCCAAGCGGAAAAGGAGGGTGGAGGCCAAAAATCAGCAACCACCATTGCAACATTCACTAATTTTATTGACAGTAACGAATTGGTGGATATTGGAATGGTGGGGCACCCTTTCACGTGGACAAATCGAAGACAAGGAGAGGATTTGGTGAAGGAGAGGCTTGACCGCTATTTAGTTGGGATGGAATGGAAGTTGAAGTTTCCGAATGCAGTGGTGCACAGGCTCACAGAGTCAGCTCGGATCATGCTCCAATTTTGA